ATATTTAGGCAAAGTTTTTGTTAAGCAGTAACTTGCAAACTTAAGAATGGAAAAAACAAAATATTTATACATCGCATCGATATCCTTATTGTTGGTTTCTTGCAGCGCGTCTACAAAAATGCATAAGACAAGTAACAAAAATGCCGTAAGCAGTAATCGTCCAAAGTTCTTAAATGGTATCGAAGTTAATCCCGGTGAAACAGTAGATTCAAAAAGTAAGAGTTATGATTATAAGAAGGAGGTTGAAAAAAATACCTCATCTAGAGGAGACGACACTCCAAATGGAAATAATGGACCTGCTTCAAGTTTACAAAAAAAATATGCAAGTTTATTGGGTATCAATGCGGATGAAGTTAGAGACGAACCGTTGTTAGAACAAATTGATGATTGGTATGGAACGCCTTATGTATTTGGAGGCACCAGTAAGAGCGGTATTGATTGTTCTGCATTTTCTAGAATGATTTTGAGCAGTGTATTTAACACTTCTATTCCTAGGACGGCACAACAACAATATGATATTTCAGAGCACATTAAGAAAGATCAATTAAAAGAAGGAGATTTAGTTTTCTTTCATACAGAGAGGTATGGTAGGATAACTCATGTAGGTGTTTTTTTGCAAAACAATAAATTTGTACATGCCTCTACCACTGGTGTTATGATTAGCGATTTGGATGAAGATTATTGGCGTAAACATTATAGAGGTGCGGGCCGAGCTATGCCCAATCAATAAAATAACTCATCTGCTCATAAGAAATTTTTCCCTTAGAAGATTATTTATTAAATTTATGGGAATCAAAAAATCGTATTATGGAAGAACATTTTGTAAAAATTATTTCGATAGAGCCAGTAACCCACGATGTACTCTCTATAAAAGTGGAGAAGCCAAATGGTTATTCATTCGTCCCTGGACAAGCAACTGAAATCTCGATCAATAAAGATAAGTTTAAAGAAGAGCGCAGACCTTTTACTTTTACCAGCTTAAATGATTCTAAATATCTAGAATTTACGATAAAAACCTATACCGATCACAACGGCGTGACCAATGAATTACGCAAACTAAAGGCCGGCGATGAGCTGATTTTGCATGATGTATGGGGCGCAATATCTTATAAAGGAGAAGGGGTGTTCATTGCTGGTGGTGCTGGAATAACACCATTTATAGCCATTTTCAGACAATTGTATAAAGACGGGAAAGTAGGGAATAATAAACTCTTCTTTTCCAACAAAACATCTGAGGACATTATTTTAAAAGATAGTTTTGAGAAAATGTTAGGCGAGAATTTTGTCAATACACTCACACAAGAGAAAACGAATGATTTTGCGAATGAAAAAATTGATAAAAAGTTTTTAGAAAAGCATATTCATAATTTCTCACAAAACTTCTATATCTGCGGCCCGGATGCAATGGTTCAAGACATACAAAATACATTGAAAGAATTAGGTGCCTCTGAAAATGTGATCACAGTCGAAGTCTAACACTAAATTATTTCTGCAGTAATCCACCAAGTATTTCCAACAGGGTCTTTAATGCCACCAGAGCGACCATAACTTTGATTGGCTAGATCCATGATGATAGTTGCGCCGTGATCGAGTGCTTTTTGAAATATTTCGTCGGCATCATTTACATAAATAAAGAGACTGCCTGGTTGTGGAGGGTATTGGTCGATGCTATCGGCAAACATAATGACGCAATCGTCAATTTTTACCTCGGCGTGTTTGATGTATTTTTCATCGCGCATTTCTTTGTGTTGAAGTGTTGCACCAAAAACCATTTCAGTAAAGTCAAGGAATTTCTGTGCATGTTTTACAATCAAATAAGGCATTACAGATGGATATCCACTTTTATTTTTCATAAGAAGGTTTATAGATAAAAAATAAAATTGCTAGATCAAATTTACATTGATTTAGCAACTATACAAAGAAGAGGTATCATAAACAAAAACACGTATCGATTAG
The Arachidicoccus soli DNA segment above includes these coding regions:
- a CDS encoding FAD-binding oxidoreductase gives rise to the protein MEEHFVKIISIEPVTHDVLSIKVEKPNGYSFVPGQATEISINKDKFKEERRPFTFTSLNDSKYLEFTIKTYTDHNGVTNELRKLKAGDELILHDVWGAISYKGEGVFIAGGAGITPFIAIFRQLYKDGKVGNNKLFFSNKTSEDIILKDSFEKMLGENFVNTLTQEKTNDFANEKIDKKFLEKHIHNFSQNFYICGPDAMVQDIQNTLKELGASENVITVEV
- a CDS encoding VOC family protein, whose protein sequence is MKNKSGYPSVMPYLIVKHAQKFLDFTEMVFGATLQHKEMRDEKYIKHAEVKIDDCVIMFADSIDQYPPQPGSLFIYVNDADEIFQKALDHGATIIMDLANQSYGRSGGIKDPVGNTWWITAEII
- a CDS encoding C40 family peptidase, whose translation is MHKTSNKNAVSSNRPKFLNGIEVNPGETVDSKSKSYDYKKEVEKNTSSRGDDTPNGNNGPASSLQKKYASLLGINADEVRDEPLLEQIDDWYGTPYVFGGTSKSGIDCSAFSRMILSSVFNTSIPRTAQQQYDISEHIKKDQLKEGDLVFFHTERYGRITHVGVFLQNNKFVHASTTGVMISDLDEDYWRKHYRGAGRAMPNQ